The following nucleotide sequence is from Zea mays cultivar B73 chromosome 1, Zm-B73-REFERENCE-NAM-5.0, whole genome shotgun sequence.
CAAGTTGCTTGTtccagttcatgcacattatttgatGGACGGACGCAGGCAGCAGCAGTGCCAACTCACCAGTTTGTAATGATTTGATAGTTTGCAGTGGAAATAGCTACGCTGGAACACAAAATTCTTTTAAGAGACCACCACTGCACATCCCTGTCATTGCCCAAAATTTGTGGTTACCTGACTTGCCATAAAGCAAACTTTTGTATATCATTAATACTCTTGAATCACGTGACAACCTGAAAGACATCAAAGTTAATAGCGTTAGGAATAAGTGAAGGTATCCATAGATGCACTTGCAAAATTATGAGTGCACAATTTATATTTACCAAAGAACTCTTCTATGATTTTTTTTCTATTTTGGCTCAAGGATGTGTGCATCTGCACAAACTTGAAAAAGTTATTGGTTTAAAAAGTAACAGGAGAGGACTGTTGGTAGAGATGAAGAATTAGAAGCCCCTCCTAGTTTAGGGCTCCTTTGAAATGTAGGAATTGAAAAACATAGGAATAGGAAAAACGTAGGATTGTATGTGCAAATCAGAGGATTGTAAAACGTAGTAATATTGAGTGGAAGGTTGTTTGGTTGGGGCAAGGAAAAAACGAAGGGTTCATTTTGCATGAATGTCAAGCTTGGATAAAAACAATATCAAATGGGTGCTTTATATGTGTTTTTCTCTATTTAAATTTGGGTAGGACAAGCCATAATGGGCCATTAGTTGCTAGCATTAGCATTCCACTTCTCGTGCTTCGCGTGTAGGAATTTTTCCAAGAGCTCTGAGTGGATGTTAGAAATCCTATGGAATCAACACATAAAGAGATAAAATCCTATGGAATATAATTGGTGCATCATGCCAGCCAAACTATAGGATAGGAAACTTTCCTATTCCAGCATTATTCCTTCAAAATTCCTGTAATCCAAAGAAGCCCTTAAGGTTGTTGCAGCACAGGTCAAGTCACATTTTTTTCCAATTTGTCAATATCTCCAATTGAGGAAAATCCACCTCCAATGTCTACAGCACCCAATAAATCCAGGTCACAAACCTTGCTTTACTATTAAATATCGATGGAGACAGAATGTCAGCCATTCGGATCTGAAATCACCGAAAACAAGTCACGAAACCAACATACGTGGAATGAACATGCTCTAGACTCTGACCTGCCCCCAGTTCCAAAATCATTTATTTGCTACATGGATTTCCAATTGTCAACATCCTGCAACACATGCAAAAGCGAGAGCGCAAAAACATAGATAAGCCAGATGAAGCACCTAAAAGCATAGATAAGCCAGACGAACCATCCACAGATAGAAATCCCAAACCAAACATTATGACAGTTGAACTACCAATTACTTGAGCTAAATGATCTGCAGAACACAGAAATACCAGTCGCACAAGAATTAAAGCTTCGGTCAGAGCATAGCAAGATAAAGCAGAAACACGCTTGATTAAATGAAAGTTGTAGAGCTAGTTGTTTTATTCATAACTTACACAatattcatccaaaaatagtaaactaagactttttggaaagcttataaagtcctctaaaattttggtattatcatcaccatgAGATTCGACATTTAGAAATGTCAAACAATACTAAACGCaatttctgtccagatttggatagAATTCGACTACTTACTTCATTAATTCATAACTGGAGTTTTAGAAatccaaatcaggtgatcctagactttttagaaagctaatagaattgtctacagttcatttataatcatctcaaggtgattcaatgtgtATCGAAGTCAGTTAATACAAACAAGCATTGCTGTCCAGATTTTGACAGCTTCAAACATCACATTTCAAACAGCCATAACCTGACTTATAGACCACCAAAATTGGTGCTCCAAAATTTGTTGCAAagcttaagaaaagtactacaattctcctataattactaagagctgattctaagtttaacttgggcaaacaaggttaTTTTCGAAATCAGTACAGAATCTGGGCAGATTCTGAGACTGGACtttgaaaaatcataactcctaaactactaAACCTATGGTCATGCAATTTTTACACAACCAAGATAAAGAAGtgagctacaacttttatatataacatttCTACAGAAAACAATGTTTACTTCACTCAACTACCTGGATACTAAAACTGGACACAGTCCAAACAGCCAACATTCAATTTACTCATATATACTTTCTACACTTATCATATGTTTGACACTTTCTAATCGCATATATAGATTTCTGCTATTTTATAGCCATGAATCCATTTACTTCACATAATCTAGTATTTCGAACCTACTTTGACATTATGCAAACAAAGAATCAATTTAAACACATTATGCACACACATATATTCATCCGAGCACATCGACAAAACTAACTGGCTAATTTCTTAAAACACTAACTACCATTTGCATCGCTTCAACACCACCTAATGTAAGCATAATTACCACAATAAAATAGAGGAACATACAATATATCTGGGACAAGCTGAGCGGCAACGATGGAAGATTGAGAGGGGCTGGCGTCGAGCTGCTGGAACCAGGGCAACCGCAGCTAGGGCTGATGGTGGCCATGGGAGCTGCCGAGAGGGAGACACCTTCCTGGTGGCTGGCGAGGTTGGCCGGTGAGGGAGAAGACATGGCACCAACATGACGTGGGAAGGGGAGGGCCCGGTCACCGGACTGCTGCAGGGAGGCACTGCCATGGCGGCTAGAGAACAGCATCGACAGGGGAAAGCCATCATGGGCGAGTTCGGCCATCTTAGGCGAGCGCAGGGGAGGAACAGCTCCTGCAGCAGGCGTCCACGGGAAGGGAGGGAGACGAGGTCGCTGACGTACTGTAGGAAGGAAGAGCGGCGTCCATGGCGGGGAGGGCCGACGGCCATGGGAGAGGGCGCCGTGAGGGAGAGGGGATCGGCTAGGAGGATAGGAAATGGGGCTATGGAGATAGGATAAGGAAGATAAGTTACGTAAGGAAAATGGACATTTGCTTTGATGATTTGGATATGGCTGAAGTTTAAACGTTGGAGAGGATATGTCTCCATCAGATATTTTCCCTATTTTTTCCAAACCATTAACAAAATAAACATGTAGATATTTTAGGGTTCTGAAATCTAGGTCTAAAAGAGGTATGAATAGGTCGAATCAAACAAAACCGGTGACAAAATTTGTACCAGATTTGATTTGATTTAATTTGAAACCTGATAATTCATCCGCAGTCTGAACAGGGAAATAGATTAATTATGAATACTAAGTTTGGTTCTAATTACCTTTATCTGCGTTGAACGACTTACTACTAAATACTCATGATTATCAACCCCGCGCAAGATTTCTCTCAGACAATGCACCCACCACACGTGACACGATGTCAGGCCACAGATAGACTTGTGCGACGCAAGTGTGAAAGAATTTCAAACGAATCTTTAAGGAACCACATTTGATTTCAAAGATTATAGTTTGGGCAAGACGTCGATGGCTCAACCCAAATGATATTGGATTCAATGTTTTGGAAGATTACTAAAGTCTGATTTTTTTGCAAAATAAATTTGGATAATTTAAACAGATGGAGACAgacacgatatcaaaatcgtgatagacgaagatgattaaaaCTTAGTGGCCTTTACATTCACCGCTATCACGTGTTAAAGCCCGCACTCGTACTCGAGCAGacaataaacacctggggtgttacatgctGGAGGTTGCCTGTCTGGCTAGCTGCCTGACTCTGGTGGGCCGGTAGGCCTACTGAAAGTGCCAATATTTCTCGGTCAGTTGGGCTATCGTGAATGGCCCGAGAAAATATGGTAAAACTACCAAAATATGTCGGATTTTTCTAAAATTTCAAAAATGGACGGTAAAAACGTCTCACCGTTTTCTATATATCCTGATTAATCCAAAAATGATTGGGAAAATCCGATAAGTGTTACCGGAAATGTACTGGATCGAGAAAATTTGTTAAGCGGTACAAAAAATTTACTAGATTTTACTAACCGTTTTCATCCTTACTGGTGATGCTCGTGGAGTGGAGAGAAGAGTATTTGGTGTCATCGTGTGTTCAAACAGTCCGTGAAGACGGACGCCTCGTTGGATGGACTAAAACTGTCTGCGTCTAAAGATTGTTAGGTTGGGTTGTAAGTCATGCCTAAAGCCTCTTTTGTTCTTTCGGCTAAAGAAATCTCAAGTCTATATTGGTTTTTCGGAACTTGACAATGTAAATGCATATATCCAGCATAGGATGGGTATACCTTCCTGTATCCCTTAGTACGTAATTGATAGGAAATAAAGCAAAATGGTGACTTAGGTCTGTTATGTGAAACATTAATGATCGGGTCGCATGTTGGTCTATTTTACCATCTACATGAAGTTGTAGAGATAAGTTTAAGCGGAATTCACTATTTATTATATTTTCTTATAACATATCTTATTAGAAATATCATACAAAGACGGTTTCATATCTTGAAGTGTCTAGTATATTCACTAACATCTAAGACAGTTTTTATAGTCTTGACGACTCtaataatatttttatttgagatggtttcatatacataagtgtctaatatactaacTAGAATTTAAGGCATTCTTGTCATCTTAATGACTCGAAAGGTATATTTATTTGAGACGGTTTTCAATAACTATTCGTCTTAACTCAATGTAAGACAATTTTTACAATGTAACCGTCTCAAATCACTTTTTTATTAAAGACGGATCTCCAAAAAACTGTCTTATCTTACTCATCAGCATATTATAAAAGACGCTTTTATAAAATGCACTGATATCCATCTTAAAATGTgtgtcttaaataagcatatctcTAGTAGTGATCATTCATCACCATGCATATTAATTATTACGAGATCGCTCATCAGCCGCGCCCGCTGAGTGCATAGATGTGGTGTAAAGAGATGGCGGAAATAGGGCGCAGGATCATACGCCACAACAAAATAGCTCAAATAAAGAGTAGTACGCGTTTGGTTTCCTAGGCCAGACTAGCCTGGCTCGCACCACTGATCGACCTAGCAATGCTCTTCATGGCCAGACGTACGTGAGGCACGCGTGGAGGTGGAGGGGAACGATAATGTTTGCTTGCTTATGTTAACCCAGCTAGCTAGTAGCTAGGCTAGCTGTACAGTAACGGTGCTTAGTTGCTCAGTTGCATGTGACCATTTTAAATTAATTCAGATGCAAGTAGAGTTTGTTGCGTGGCGTGTGCTGCATGGAGTACGTGCTTGGTTACCTCGCGTCGTACTAGGTAGCACTGTGTTACAAGTGTATCGGTGACAATAATTGAACCTTAATTCACAGTCTGAGTAGCAGCAGATCGAGAATAGAACGAGAACAGTAGGAGAATGAACAAGGAACAGAGACTCGGGGAAGAAGATGAACATGCTAAATCAGGGGCGGACTCACCACCCAGGCACCGCAGGCGGTGGCCTGGGCTGGCTCGCCGGCTGCAATGGAGGGCAAGGCGCGAGCACATTGTACGGAAGCAAGCAGCACGTGGCACGAGCACAGGCGTGGGGATCACACCGTATTCTCGCCTAGGCTGTCATCAGTTCCTGGGTCCGCCACTGTGCTAAATAATTCTGTTACAAGATGTCGACGCTCACGCCCTCCACTCTTGGGCCTTGGACCCTGACATTTGGCTTTCGCACACGTTCACCTCTTCTCGGCCCATCCGGTGAAGACCTCTGAAGCCCAGCATTCAAATCTTCAGTCTGTTGCTCCTGTAGCCCATCGGCCCATCCGACAAAGCCTGGTCTGCTGATGAGTTGCTGACATTTCCCCTGGATAAAAACTTGCTTGACCCCAAGCAGGCGCTTGTGGAAAACGCTGTCGAAGTGGAGTAAAATCCTCCCATGTTGCAGGAAACCCCACCGCCACCGGCGCTGCAGAATCTTGGTAGGAATTTGAAGGCCATCTAAGTGGTCAGGAAGTTGACATATGTCAGTAAGCAAATTATAATTTGTTTCACCAAAACTGTTATTAAACTCTATGAGTAGAAAGTCAAAAACTGATTTTTAATAATCCTATCCATAGTGCTTGTAATTAGTTCAGTTTGACTTTTTTTGGTTTATGGCGATCAATATACTCATCTTTCATGCCCAACTTAGGAGTTGCATGCTATTCGCAAAAGGAATATATTGTCTGCGGTAAAGATTCTCGACCATCATCtttgattttttttttaaaaaattgtTTTGTTAATTTTACCTCTGACATGACCTCCAATATACCATGGAGAATTTTCATATCCCACGATCAACAACATCAAGCGTAAATGAAACACAAAATCAAAATACTTGAGATAATATAGTATATAGTAGCACATAGGCTTGGCGTCTCTTCTTGTCATTTGGGCTATCCTTTTTCGCATATTCAATAACAGAAGAGAACAAGTTGTTGAGACTCTTAAGAGTCTTATAGTGAGAGAACCATCGTGTGTCTCTAGGTCTTTGAAGAGATTGACCTTGGTTCAATCATGTTTCGGTACTAATCTATCCAATACCTATTGTTTTTACTTTATTTTGTTGACTTTGTCATATCATGTCTTTTATTTTAAAGAAGCTCCAATCACATTAAGTAGAAGAGATATCATGTCAAAGCATCCCTAATATCATCATTCCTTTTGTCGTCCCTCCTTTTGTATCTTCTAATGTTTAGGGATTTTTCTCGGACCTCCTTTTATATCTTAAGGAGGAACAACGGTTATATGGAAGGTACTAAGTCGGTTACCAAGTTTGTGATGGAATCGAGTCGGTTACCAAGTCATGCATGAGTTCATCTCTATGTTACAAGCTTATCTATTATCTAACCAAGATGCTTTCCATATCTAATCTTCTAGAAGCCTCCTCTCTATAGACCTTCTTCATGGACTTGTAGTCGAGCTCATGGGTCCATCCACTTGGACTCTTCTTTAGGCTTCGTTCGGTTCTACCCATCCAGGCTGGGATGAGGCTGGATTGGGCTCCAATCCAGGTTATATTCCAAGCCCATGAAAAAATCCAGGTTCTAACATTTTTGGTGTTCGGTTAAGCCCACTGGAATTCGAGCCCATGGATCTGAATTTTTTTTTTGCGACAGTAGATTCTGGATTGGAGCCATGACTCCTAGGGTCTGGAAACAAACCACGGAGCCGTGACCgaggggagcggcggcggcgcaaGGTGTCTTCCTCTCCGTCGCCGGCAACGTCGACACCGCTGGCAAGCTTCTCTCCGGTTCGATCCTTTCTCATCTGCTCTCTACCCCTCTCTCTATCCTTGTCCGGTTGGAGGTCGTCGTCCTCAACGCCCTCTCTCTATCTTTCACATTTGGCGCTCGAGCGTCTTGGTCTTCCAGCGGGCGCGGCGGTTCTGGAACCAGACGACGACCTGACGCGGCTGCAGGGCGAGGTCGCACGCGATGAGGTCGCCGCGCGCCCGCCGGCCACTGCCAGGGCCAGCTTGTCCTCGTCCTCGTCCATCTCGGCCTCGTCGTCGGGCTCCATCTTCCGCGCCGGCAGGGCCTCTTCCACCGCGAACGTCAGCTTCTCCCCTGCAATAGGCGTATGCAGTTAGCTAGTACGGACGCTCGAATTCCGCAGGAAACCGTTCTTTCTGCAGCTTTGTGGCAGCAAGCTAACTGCTAACCAAATGCAAAAATGGAATGCAATCGTCCAGCTTCTTCTCTTGTGCAAACTGCAAGACAATCGTTGATTTTCTTTTCCCAATCCTACAGGGTGTGGTAGTGTAGCTGCCTGACTGCCTGAGTAGTAGGAGTACACTTCAGGTAGGAATTGTACTATATATAGTTCTTATCTCTGGGCTTCAGTAGTTCAGTACATGGAATTTCCCTCTTTTCTAAATTGTATTCTCTCAGTCTT
It contains:
- the LOC103636186 gene encoding uncharacterized protein, with translation MAVGPPRHGRRSSFLQYVSDLVSLPSRGRLLQELFLPCARLRWPNSPMMAFPCRCCSLAAMAVPPCSSPVTGPSPSHVMLVPCLLPHRPTSPATRKVSPSRQLPWPPSALAAVALVPAARRQPLSIFHRCRSACPRYIDVDNWKSM